A section of the Rossellomorea marisflavi genome encodes:
- the kdpC gene encoding potassium-transporting ATPase subunit KdpC: protein MVEQRLAGPIIRVSIMTMILGGLLYPLAATGISQLLMPERANGSLIYENGHPVGSALIGQNVQDPALFHGRVSAIEYDAAASGSNNYAPSNPELIKRVEGTLQEWKKENPSVPLNQVPMDLMTDSGSGLDPHISPEAALAQVDRIAEATSISKSRLKELIEDHTEGKEWGFLGERRVNVLLLNLALKKE from the coding sequence ATGGTAGAACAACGATTGGCTGGCCCGATCATCCGGGTCAGCATCATGACGATGATCCTTGGGGGGCTGCTCTATCCCCTTGCCGCGACAGGGATTTCCCAACTCTTGATGCCTGAAAGGGCGAATGGAAGCCTGATTTATGAAAACGGTCACCCGGTGGGCTCTGCGCTCATCGGCCAAAACGTTCAAGATCCCGCATTGTTTCACGGCCGGGTATCGGCTATTGAATATGATGCAGCGGCATCGGGCTCCAACAATTATGCTCCTTCTAATCCGGAACTGATCAAGCGGGTAGAGGGGACCCTGCAAGAATGGAAAAAGGAGAATCCAAGCGTTCCGCTCAATCAGGTCCCGATGGATCTTATGACCGATTCCGGATCAGGCCTTGACCCCCATATCAGTCCGGAAGCGGCCCTGGCCCAGGTTGATCGTATCGCGGAAGCTACATCCATATCCAAAAGCAGGCTTAAAGAGCTGATAGAGGATCACACAGAAGGAAAAGAGTGGGGGTTCCTGGGAGAGAGGCGGGTGAACGTGCTCTTATTGAACCTGGCGCTGAAAAAGGAATGA
- a CDS encoding ABC transporter substrate-binding protein — protein sequence MNQLLLKLWKACPTGEVRMEEVADILELSRKQTTRKIKKWEEDGFLMFSPGKGRGHLSQLEWKVNVEESFELEAMNRMEHEPVESLSAYFTYDWSPDTRHRLMDQFATRFGYSQEGRDKLIIPRRHLFRSFHPLEAADAQSAHLVANIYNRLVSITENGECLPELAHSWDEFPDKLRLYLKKDVRFHDGSTTKAEDVQRCLEKMGKHPVYRELWMPVERISIPGPLIIEIHHPKGCSYALQLLSMMCASIYKETAEGPIGTGCFYLVEDTLDKTVLLAFRDHFRERPLLDSLEFVKVEPDFPVQYQSQTEDPASIEVESDSGFGIIVMNAYRDTDIHRQEVRTYLHHILRWHRDRIVDFHPRITPIRGGCLKGHEVNPDLPDVSRPTFTAPLIIRATGYTTDSTRWLQQVFDEEGVPYEVHWFTFDEVVTNHPRALESDLFIHGEIFEENEDLSFYHFLIHGYSPLHPVLKPLGEWKERLDVYSQTPFTEWRALHEENERKLMEDSLMIPLYYVKRAIPFSTDLMNIHIRHFGYVDFSKMWIRPSVQA from the coding sequence ATGAATCAGCTCTTATTGAAGCTATGGAAAGCATGCCCCACGGGGGAGGTTCGCATGGAAGAAGTAGCAGACATCCTCGAACTTAGTCGCAAGCAAACGACGAGAAAAATAAAAAAATGGGAAGAAGACGGTTTCCTGATGTTTTCTCCGGGTAAAGGACGTGGACATCTTTCACAACTTGAGTGGAAAGTGAATGTGGAAGAGAGCTTTGAATTGGAAGCCATGAATCGCATGGAGCATGAACCGGTGGAAAGCTTGTCGGCATACTTCACGTACGACTGGTCACCGGATACACGCCATCGTCTCATGGACCAATTCGCCACAAGATTCGGGTATAGCCAGGAAGGACGCGACAAGCTGATCATTCCGAGGCGGCATTTGTTCCGTTCCTTCCATCCCCTGGAGGCCGCCGACGCCCAAAGTGCACATCTCGTCGCCAATATCTATAATCGCCTTGTATCCATTACGGAAAACGGAGAGTGTCTGCCGGAGCTCGCACACAGCTGGGATGAGTTTCCGGATAAGCTACGTCTTTATTTAAAGAAGGACGTACGATTCCATGATGGGTCTACAACGAAAGCAGAGGATGTCCAGCGCTGCCTCGAAAAAATGGGCAAGCACCCTGTCTACCGGGAGTTATGGATGCCTGTGGAAAGGATCTCAATTCCTGGACCGCTGATCATCGAGATCCACCACCCTAAAGGATGCTCCTATGCCTTGCAGTTACTGAGCATGATGTGCGCAAGCATCTATAAGGAGACGGCAGAAGGGCCGATCGGGACGGGCTGTTTTTATCTTGTGGAAGATACGTTGGATAAGACTGTCCTTCTTGCGTTCAGGGATCATTTCAGGGAGCGGCCGCTCCTGGACTCCTTGGAATTCGTCAAGGTGGAGCCGGACTTCCCCGTCCAGTACCAATCTCAAACGGAGGATCCCGCATCCATCGAAGTCGAGAGCGATTCCGGCTTTGGCATTATTGTCATGAACGCTTACAGGGATACCGATATCCACCGTCAGGAAGTCAGGACCTACCTTCATCACATTTTAAGATGGCATCGCGACCGGATCGTTGACTTTCATCCGAGGATTACACCGATTCGAGGCGGCTGTCTGAAAGGACACGAAGTGAATCCTGATCTACCTGACGTTTCACGTCCCACGTTCACGGCACCGTTGATCATCAGAGCAACAGGCTATACGACAGATTCTACCCGCTGGCTCCAGCAGGTCTTTGATGAAGAAGGGGTACCCTATGAAGTACACTGGTTCACCTTTGATGAGGTGGTCACCAATCACCCCCGGGCATTGGAGTCGGATCTTTTTATCCATGGTGAAATCTTCGAAGAAAATGAGGATCTTTCATTCTATCATTTTCTCATACATGGCTACTCCCCACTCCACCCGGTTCTAAAGCCTCTTGGTGAATGGAAGGAGAGACTGGACGTATACAGCCAGACCCCTTTCACGGAATGGAGAGCCCTTCATGAAGAGAATGAAAGGAAGCTCATGGAAGATTCCCTCATGATCCCCCTTTACTATGTGAAGCGGGCGATCCCATTTTCGACGGATCTTATGAATATCCACATCCGGCATTTCGGATATGTGGATTTCTCCAAGATGTGGATACGCCCCTCTGTACAGGCATGA
- a CDS encoding flavin reductase family protein, with protein sequence MISIDPSQLSAKDNYKFLIGSIIPRPIAFVTSQSPSGTVNGAPFSFFNIVSADPPMVSIAVQRKAGEQKDTSRNIAQTKEFVVHIVDEGNVGKINETAASLKPDESEVELAGLTPTQSEVVGVPGVEEAKVRMECVLEQIVTAGGADLVIGRIVKFHIREDLYENGRIDKEKLQAVSRLAGNDYAKIGETFTIKRPD encoded by the coding sequence TTGATTTCCATTGATCCATCGCAGCTATCGGCCAAGGATAACTATAAGTTCCTCATCGGGAGCATCATTCCTAGGCCGATTGCGTTCGTCACATCCCAGTCGCCGTCGGGAACGGTGAACGGAGCACCATTTTCCTTCTTCAATATCGTTTCGGCGGACCCGCCGATGGTTTCCATTGCCGTCCAGCGCAAAGCAGGTGAACAGAAGGATACATCAAGGAATATCGCCCAAACAAAGGAATTTGTCGTCCACATCGTGGATGAGGGTAACGTGGGCAAGATCAATGAAACGGCCGCCAGCTTGAAGCCGGATGAGAGTGAAGTGGAGCTTGCCGGATTGACCCCCACCCAGAGTGAGGTGGTGGGGGTACCGGGTGTAGAGGAAGCGAAAGTACGGATGGAATGCGTGCTGGAGCAGATTGTCACTGCGGGGGGAGCCGATCTTGTCATCGGTCGGATCGTGAAGTTCCATATCCGTGAGGACCTGTATGAAAACGGCCGTATCGATAAGGAGAAGCTCCAGGCCGTCAGCCGTCTGGCAGGGAATGACTATGCCAAGATCGGTGAAACCTTCACGATCAAACGCCCGGATTGA
- the kdpA gene encoding potassium-transporting ATPase subunit KdpA, whose amino-acid sequence MFIVILLAKPVGLYLAQAFNTERTRLDRVFLPAENILFRLGGVRAINQTWKRYAASLLLTNVFMIALVYLVFRLQGILPLNPAGIKGMDASLAFNTAISFMTNTNLQHYSGETGLSYLAQMAGVLFMMFAAPATALSGVMAFIRLLAGKGAGNFFVDFIRSITRVLLPLAFITGLIFVALGVPQTLSPSVTVQTVDGGSQEIARGPVGSFLSIKELGNNGGGFFGVNSAHPFENPGSFSNMLQILLMFLLPTAIPFAYGRMIGNEKQGRLLFVSMMMMFVVMLSLSMVAESHGNPALNALGINGASMEGKEVRFGPGESILYAMVTTASETGAVNTMHDTLTPLSGMLALSNMLLNAVFGGVGAGFLNVIMYVLIAVFLSGLMIGRTPEFLGKKIEAREMKLIAVTMLIQPLLILGASAIALYVHAGTDAISNQGFHGLTQVMYEFTSSAANNGSGFEGLGDATPFWNISTGIVMFIGRYFGVITMLAVAASLAKKRLVPESIGTFRTDSPLFGTIFVGTIMIVGALTFFPVLVLGPVAEYLTL is encoded by the coding sequence ATGTTCATTGTCATTCTATTGGCAAAGCCTGTAGGGCTCTATCTTGCACAGGCATTCAATACGGAGCGGACGCGCCTTGACCGGGTATTCCTCCCGGCAGAGAACATCCTCTTCCGGCTCGGTGGTGTCCGGGCGATCAATCAGACTTGGAAGAGGTATGCTGCTTCCCTGCTTCTGACGAACGTATTCATGATCGCGCTTGTGTACCTGGTTTTCAGACTTCAGGGGATACTTCCCCTGAATCCGGCAGGGATCAAAGGGATGGATGCGTCCCTTGCTTTTAATACGGCCATCAGCTTCATGACGAATACCAATCTTCAACACTACAGCGGTGAAACCGGTTTGTCGTATCTCGCCCAAATGGCGGGCGTTCTCTTCATGATGTTCGCGGCACCTGCAACCGCGTTGAGCGGGGTGATGGCATTTATCCGGTTGTTAGCCGGAAAGGGGGCGGGGAATTTCTTCGTTGATTTCATCCGTTCCATCACCAGGGTGCTATTGCCCCTCGCGTTCATCACCGGCTTGATCTTCGTGGCACTTGGGGTACCACAGACGCTTTCACCATCTGTTACCGTGCAGACCGTGGATGGTGGGAGTCAGGAGATAGCACGGGGTCCCGTAGGCTCATTCTTATCGATCAAGGAGCTCGGGAACAACGGTGGTGGATTCTTCGGAGTCAACTCGGCTCATCCTTTTGAGAATCCGGGGTCGTTCAGCAATATGCTCCAAATCCTTTTGATGTTCCTTCTGCCTACGGCGATTCCCTTCGCGTATGGAAGGATGATTGGGAATGAGAAGCAAGGACGCCTCTTATTCGTCTCGATGATGATGATGTTCGTTGTCATGCTCTCCCTGTCGATGGTGGCGGAATCGCATGGAAACCCGGCATTGAATGCTCTTGGAATCAATGGGGCCAGCATGGAAGGGAAGGAAGTCCGGTTTGGTCCCGGGGAGTCGATCCTGTATGCCATGGTGACGACGGCTTCAGAGACGGGTGCGGTCAATACCATGCATGATACGCTTACGCCTTTGAGCGGGATGCTGGCTCTGTCCAATATGCTCCTCAATGCCGTATTCGGTGGTGTGGGTGCCGGGTTCCTCAATGTCATCATGTATGTCCTGATCGCCGTTTTCCTATCGGGGTTGATGATCGGCAGGACTCCGGAGTTTCTTGGTAAGAAGATCGAAGCCCGCGAGATGAAGCTCATAGCCGTCACCATGCTGATCCAACCGCTCCTCATACTTGGTGCATCGGCCATCGCCCTTTATGTCCATGCAGGGACGGATGCCATCTCCAATCAAGGGTTCCACGGACTGACGCAAGTCATGTATGAATTCACGTCGTCTGCTGCCAACAATGGATCAGGATTTGAAGGCCTGGGGGATGCCACGCCATTTTGGAACATTTCCACGGGGATCGTCATGTTCATCGGGCGGTACTTCGGAGTCATTACCATGCTCGCTGTCGCTGCATCCCTGGCCAAGAAGCGGCTTGTTCCGGAAAGCATCGGAACCTTCCGTACAGATTCTCCCCTATTCGGCACCATCTTCGTGGGAACGATCATGATCGTGGGAGCGCTGACGTTCTTCCCGGTCCTCGTGCTGGGACCTGTTGCAGAATATTTAACACTATAA
- a CDS encoding GNAT family N-acetyltransferase: MMVSIQLRELRQTDWQAVHRYASMEIVSRYQPWGPNSEEETRQYVDEVLRDAAKKDQTRFTYAVILDGELIGCGELTICNRSNLTGEIGYILHPGHWGKGIATLLAKKLLNIGFHEHGLHRIQATCDPANTGSIRVLEKCGMTREGRIRDHLKMNDGWRDSLLFGKLEHE; this comes from the coding sequence ATGATGGTTTCTATTCAACTAAGGGAACTGCGCCAAACGGACTGGCAGGCGGTGCACCGCTACGCTTCCATGGAAATCGTCAGCAGGTATCAGCCTTGGGGACCGAACAGCGAGGAAGAGACCCGGCAGTATGTGGATGAGGTTCTGCGGGATGCAGCGAAGAAAGACCAGACGCGGTTCACCTATGCCGTCATTCTGGACGGAGAGCTGATCGGATGCGGGGAGCTTACCATTTGTAACCGCTCCAACCTTACTGGGGAAATCGGCTACATTCTCCACCCCGGGCACTGGGGGAAAGGGATTGCGACCCTCCTGGCCAAAAAGCTATTGAACATCGGCTTCCACGAACATGGCCTGCACCGGATCCAAGCCACCTGTGATCCGGCCAATACCGGCTCCATCAGGGTGTTGGAGAAATGCGGAATGACACGCGAGGGCAGGATAAGGGATCACCTTAAGATGAATGACGGATGGCGGGATTCACTTCTATTCGGCAAGCTGGAGCACGAATAA
- the kdpF gene encoding K(+)-transporting ATPase subunit F, translated as MMMLAIALILVVYLCYVLLNPEKF; from the coding sequence ATGATGATGTTGGCGATCGCTCTGATCCTGGTTGTCTATCTGTGTTATGTGTTGCTAAATCCAGAGAAATTTTGA
- a CDS encoding DUF3221 domain-containing protein, translated as MRALFVTIPLASLLFTGGCSLFEEGEEPAAPIVEQELQEAEGVLFYENPKEKKALIVDGSFDEDDLNLPLKEIKKKYDLWYVTIKEPVMLKDLPSGSHVKIRYQEMLGSDPKSTAAEEIEVVPGS; from the coding sequence GTGAGAGCACTGTTTGTCACCATCCCCCTTGCCTCCCTCCTCTTCACCGGAGGCTGCAGCCTCTTCGAAGAAGGGGAAGAACCGGCTGCACCTATTGTGGAGCAGGAGCTTCAAGAAGCCGAAGGGGTGTTATTCTATGAAAATCCAAAAGAGAAAAAAGCCCTCATCGTAGATGGATCATTTGATGAAGACGATCTGAACCTCCCATTGAAGGAGATCAAGAAAAAATATGATTTATGGTATGTCACGATTAAAGAGCCTGTGATGCTGAAAGATCTGCCTTCTGGCTCACATGTGAAGATCCGCTATCAGGAGATGCTCGGTTCTGATCCTAAATCTACTGCAGCCGAGGAAATTGAGGTCGTTCCTGGCTCTTGA
- the kdpDN gene encoding KdpD-like non-kinase potassium sensor (KdpDN resembles contains the N-terminal sensor region of KdpD but lacks the C-terminal histidine kinase region.), whose amino-acid sequence MNPYFRKKRPEEFLEEIHRSTLGRLKLYVGAAPGVGKTFKMLQDAAQWRQDGRDVVIGLIETHGRKETADVIGGLEQVPLKQVQYKGKVFHELDVTRIKERKPEIVLIDELAHSNVPGARHVKRYQDVKEILQAGIDVWSAMNIQHLESVNDIVQRITGITVRERVPDTFIQQAAEIQLIDITPETLRKRMREGRIYPPQKIEQSLSHFFTSSNLSALRELSLRELADDVDGRMKGGSAPTGVHERILVCVHYGPTAEKLIRRGWRMADRLKAELVILTVVETSTLSPQQKKKIEEWHTLANQFGAIMIVEDGGKRHAATVIVDVAFRHNVTQILLGQSARSRWEEIRKGSIINRIMRESSNMDIHIVADGR is encoded by the coding sequence ATGAATCCATATTTCAGGAAGAAGAGACCGGAGGAATTCCTTGAGGAGATCCACCGCTCCACCCTGGGAAGATTGAAGCTTTATGTAGGAGCTGCACCCGGTGTGGGGAAGACGTTCAAGATGCTACAGGATGCTGCCCAGTGGAGGCAGGACGGAAGGGATGTAGTCATCGGCCTTATCGAAACCCATGGCCGCAAGGAAACGGCTGACGTCATCGGGGGCCTGGAGCAGGTACCGCTTAAGCAAGTCCAGTATAAAGGGAAAGTGTTCCACGAACTGGACGTCACCCGGATCAAGGAGCGTAAGCCGGAAATCGTCCTCATCGATGAGTTGGCCCATTCGAACGTCCCGGGTGCGAGGCATGTGAAACGGTATCAAGATGTGAAAGAAATCCTTCAGGCAGGGATCGATGTATGGTCCGCCATGAACATTCAGCATCTTGAAAGTGTGAACGACATCGTTCAGAGAATCACAGGCATCACGGTCCGGGAGAGGGTGCCGGACACCTTCATTCAGCAGGCGGCGGAAATCCAGCTCATCGATATCACGCCTGAGACGCTCAGGAAGCGCATGAGGGAAGGAAGGATCTACCCCCCGCAGAAAATCGAACAAAGCCTGTCGCACTTCTTTACTTCTTCTAATCTATCAGCACTGAGAGAACTGTCTCTTCGAGAGCTTGCGGATGATGTGGACGGACGGATGAAAGGGGGGAGCGCACCGACCGGCGTCCATGAACGGATCCTTGTCTGCGTTCACTATGGTCCGACAGCAGAAAAACTCATCAGAAGGGGCTGGAGGATGGCGGATCGTTTAAAGGCAGAATTGGTCATCCTCACAGTCGTTGAAACCAGTACCCTCTCGCCACAACAGAAAAAGAAAATCGAGGAGTGGCATACCCTTGCCAATCAGTTCGGAGCCATCATGATCGTGGAAGATGGAGGGAAACGACACGCAGCGACCGTCATCGTGGATGTAGCTTTCCGACACAACGTCACCCAGATTCTATTAGGCCAATCCGCAAGGTCGCGTTGGGAGGAAATCCGCAAAGGGTCCATCATCAATCGCATCATGAGGGAGTCCTCCAACATGGATATTCACATCGTGGCAGATGGAAGATAA
- the wrbA gene encoding NAD(P)H:quinone oxidoreductase, translating into MGFFSKLFGTQQKEETTMENVKVAVIYYSSTGTNYKMAQWAEEGAKEAGAEVKVLKVPETAPQGAIESNPAWKAHVEATKDVPEVTLADLEWADAIIFSIPTRFGNVPGQVKQFIDTTGGLWFNGKLANKVVSAMTSAQNPHGGQEQTILSLYTTMHHWGAIVASPGYTDPVLFTTGGNPYGTSVTVDQEGNMVENVEPAVKHQAKRTVTVAGWVKQGNQ; encoded by the coding sequence ATGGGATTTTTCAGTAAACTATTCGGAACACAACAAAAGGAGGAAACAACGATGGAAAACGTAAAAGTAGCAGTGATTTATTATAGTTCAACAGGTACCAACTACAAAATGGCCCAGTGGGCGGAAGAAGGTGCGAAGGAAGCCGGAGCAGAAGTGAAAGTACTGAAGGTGCCTGAAACAGCGCCACAAGGTGCCATTGAATCCAATCCGGCCTGGAAAGCACATGTGGAGGCAACGAAAGATGTTCCGGAAGTGACGCTTGCAGATCTTGAATGGGCAGATGCCATCATCTTCAGCATCCCGACCCGTTTCGGAAACGTGCCTGGACAGGTGAAACAGTTCATCGATACAACAGGCGGACTTTGGTTCAACGGCAAGCTTGCCAACAAAGTGGTCAGTGCCATGACGTCAGCCCAGAATCCACACGGAGGCCAGGAGCAAACCATCCTGTCTCTATACACGACGATGCACCACTGGGGAGCAATCGTGGCATCCCCTGGATACACAGATCCTGTCCTCTTTACAACAGGAGGAAACCCATACGGAACGAGTGTGACCGTCGACCAGGAAGGAAATATGGTCGAAAACGTGGAGCCTGCCGTGAAGCATCAGGCAAAACGTACCGTCACCGTCGCTGGCTGGGTGAAACAAGGTAACCAATAA
- a CDS encoding prolyl hydroxylase family protein translates to MHTKEIGVKEQTIFPHVGNKIVTEDREISIIARVEEPLVVILGNVLSHEECDELINVSKDRMDRSKIGKVREVDQIRTSSSTFLEEGENEVVSRVSRRVSQIMNIPESHGEGLQILNYQIGQEYKAHFDFFSSSRPVKNPRISTLVMYLNDVEQGGETYFPKLNLSVSPQKGMAVYFEYFYDNQELNDMTLHGGGPVIIGDKWAATQWMRRQRID, encoded by the coding sequence ATGCACACAAAGGAAATAGGGGTTAAAGAACAGACGATCTTCCCTCATGTAGGGAATAAGATTGTAACAGAAGACAGAGAGATTTCCATCATTGCCAGAGTAGAAGAGCCGCTTGTCGTCATCCTCGGGAACGTCCTGAGCCATGAAGAATGCGATGAACTCATCAACGTATCGAAGGACCGGATGGACAGGTCCAAGATCGGGAAGGTCCGTGAAGTGGATCAAATCCGCACGAGCAGCAGTACGTTCCTTGAAGAAGGGGAGAATGAAGTGGTCTCACGGGTGTCAAGACGCGTGTCCCAGATCATGAACATCCCTGAAAGCCACGGAGAAGGGTTACAGATCCTCAATTATCAAATCGGCCAGGAATACAAGGCCCACTTTGACTTTTTCTCTTCATCACGACCGGTGAAGAATCCTCGGATCAGTACCCTTGTGATGTATTTGAACGATGTGGAACAAGGGGGAGAAACGTATTTTCCTAAACTGAATCTTTCCGTGTCCCCGCAAAAAGGGATGGCGGTCTACTTCGAGTACTTCTATGATAACCAGGAGCTCAATGACATGACCCTTCACGGTGGAGGACCCGTCATCATCGGTGACAAATGGGCCGCGACCCAGTGGATGAGAAGGCAGCGGATCGATTGA
- a CDS encoding DUF2294 domain-containing protein — MATKKRLEAELSEAFIKLQRELIGRGPQETRTYIVEDMVIARFKGVLTVEEKHLVEHDNGRKLVKQMRQILREMYGEKFEDVVEKLTNCHVLTSHSDISTRSGERIEVFVLDRNLEKDLTQ, encoded by the coding sequence ATGGCAACGAAAAAACGATTAGAGGCCGAGCTGAGCGAAGCCTTCATCAAGCTCCAAAGGGAATTGATCGGGAGGGGACCACAGGAGACGAGGACCTACATCGTCGAAGATATGGTGATTGCACGGTTCAAGGGCGTCCTCACCGTAGAAGAAAAGCATCTGGTGGAACATGATAATGGACGGAAGCTCGTGAAGCAGATGAGGCAGATCCTCCGGGAGATGTACGGGGAGAAGTTCGAAGACGTCGTGGAAAAGCTGACGAACTGCCACGTCCTTACAAGTCATAGCGACATCAGCACCAGGTCAGGTGAAAGGATCGAAGTGTTCGTCCTTGACCGGAATCTCGAGAAAGACCTGACTCAATAA
- the kdpB gene encoding potassium-transporting ATPase subunit KdpB, which produces MGNHLLKDQEEDIISPVREVPSPSVEKNSKGLTLLWNALKESIMKLDPRRMVKNPIMFVVEIGFFVSFIQVFLPQSPGGTGTWFSLSVALILLFTVLFANFAEALAEGRGKAQAGALKKSKQDMIANVRMKDGSIHHMPSDKLKVDDIVIVSQGEWIPGDGEVIKGIASVDESAITGESAPVMKEAGGDFNSVTGGTRVVSDSITIRITSNPGESFLDRMISLVEGAERQKTPNEITLNTVLTSLTLIFLFMVMTLPFFTNYLGFQIDTAVLIALLVCLIPTTIGGLLSAIGIAGMDRVTQFNVLAMSGKAVEAAGDINTIILDKTGTITFGNRMASDIIPTGEGEEELPYWAGMSSLKDETPEGRSVLELLKGRGVVIPEVTGGTFIDFKAETRMSGLDLPDGRRVRKGAVDAVKAWVKSQGGSIPADLEAKSTAIAGVGGTPLAVAMDDRIYGLIYLKDTVKPGMKERFEQLRKMGIKTVMCTGDNPLTAATIAREAGVDEFIAECKPEDKIEVIRFEQSQGKLVAMTGDGTNDAPALAQADVGLAMNSGTTAAKEAANMVDLDSDPTKIIEVVSIGKQLLMTRGALTTFSIANDVAKYFAIIPAMFMTAIPEMEALNIMKLSSPVTAILSALIFNAIIIPLLVPLAMKGVAYKPVRSDILLRRNLLIYGIGGMLAPFAGIKVIDLMMSLVI; this is translated from the coding sequence ATGGGAAACCATTTGTTGAAGGATCAGGAGGAGGACATCATCTCACCGGTAAGAGAGGTGCCGTCCCCTTCTGTTGAAAAGAATAGCAAGGGCTTAACGTTATTATGGAACGCACTGAAAGAATCAATCATGAAGCTGGACCCTAGAAGGATGGTCAAGAATCCCATCATGTTCGTAGTGGAAATCGGGTTCTTCGTTTCCTTCATCCAGGTGTTTTTACCACAAAGCCCAGGAGGGACGGGAACATGGTTCTCTCTCTCGGTCGCACTCATCCTGCTTTTTACGGTTTTGTTCGCAAACTTTGCCGAGGCCTTGGCCGAAGGGAGGGGGAAGGCCCAGGCCGGGGCATTGAAGAAGTCCAAGCAGGATATGATCGCTAACGTCAGGATGAAGGATGGATCGATCCACCACATGCCTTCTGACAAACTGAAAGTCGACGATATTGTCATCGTTTCCCAAGGGGAATGGATCCCGGGTGACGGAGAAGTGATCAAAGGCATCGCATCGGTGGATGAATCCGCCATTACCGGGGAGTCAGCTCCCGTGATGAAGGAAGCAGGAGGGGACTTCAACTCCGTGACGGGAGGAACGAGGGTCGTCAGTGATAGCATCACCATCCGGATTACGAGCAACCCGGGAGAATCCTTCCTGGACCGGATGATTTCCCTTGTAGAAGGGGCCGAGCGTCAAAAGACACCAAATGAAATTACCTTGAATACCGTCCTGACCAGTTTGACATTGATCTTCCTGTTCATGGTGATGACCCTCCCGTTCTTCACGAACTACCTTGGGTTCCAGATAGATACCGCAGTCCTCATTGCCCTGCTCGTATGCCTGATCCCGACGACGATCGGCGGGCTGTTATCGGCCATCGGAATCGCCGGGATGGACCGGGTCACACAGTTCAATGTGCTGGCCATGTCCGGAAAGGCGGTGGAAGCAGCCGGGGATATCAACACCATCATCCTTGATAAAACAGGGACGATCACATTCGGGAACCGTATGGCAAGTGATATCATTCCGACTGGGGAAGGGGAAGAAGAGCTTCCTTACTGGGCAGGAATGAGTTCCCTGAAAGATGAGACGCCAGAGGGACGGTCGGTGCTGGAGCTCTTGAAGGGAAGAGGAGTCGTCATCCCCGAGGTCACAGGTGGTACATTCATCGACTTCAAGGCTGAGACGAGGATGAGCGGGTTGGATCTTCCTGACGGTCGAAGGGTAAGAAAAGGAGCAGTCGATGCGGTGAAGGCCTGGGTGAAATCCCAAGGTGGATCCATCCCAGCCGATTTGGAGGCGAAATCGACAGCCATAGCCGGGGTAGGGGGGACTCCCCTTGCCGTTGCCATGGATGATCGGATTTACGGACTGATCTATTTGAAAGATACGGTGAAGCCTGGTATGAAGGAGCGATTCGAGCAGCTGAGGAAGATGGGGATCAAGACTGTGATGTGTACGGGTGATAACCCGCTGACGGCGGCAACGATCGCCAGGGAAGCGGGAGTGGATGAGTTCATTGCCGAGTGTAAACCGGAAGATAAGATCGAGGTGATCCGGTTTGAACAGTCACAGGGCAAGTTGGTCGCCATGACCGGGGACGGGACGAATGATGCGCCTGCCCTCGCCCAGGCCGATGTCGGACTCGCCATGAACAGCGGGACCACGGCGGCGAAAGAAGCGGCCAATATGGTGGATCTGGACTCTGACCCCACGAAGATCATCGAGGTGGTTTCCATCGGCAAACAGCTGCTCATGACAAGGGGAGCCTTGACGACATTCAGCATCGCCAATGATGTGGCCAAATATTTTGCCATCATCCCGGCCATGTTCATGACGGCCATCCCGGAGATGGAAGCACTGAATATCATGAAGCTATCATCTCCCGTCACAGCCATCCTGTCAGCCCTGATCTTCAATGCCATCATCATTCCCCTTCTCGTGCCCTTGGCCATGAAAGGGGTGGCGTATAAGCCGGTGCGCTCGGATATCCTGTTGAGACGGAATCTGTTGATCTATGGAATCGGTGGGATGCTGGCTCCATTTGCCGGAATAAAAGTAATCGACTTGATGATGTCCCTCGTAATCTAA